TACAAACCCGATTTTCTTTATACCCTGGCCAGAACCGCGGATACGGTTCCCAAGCATAGAGGGATCAGCCTTTTCCTCATCCCGGCTGATTTACCCGGCATAACCTATCGCGCCTTACCCAGCATGGGCGGCGGCACGCAGAACGATATCTTCTTTGACAACGTCAAGGTTCACAAGGAATATCTGCTCGGTGAGTTGAATCGCGGCTTTTACCATGCCATGGCTACCTTTGAGTTCGAAAGGACGGGTACCGCTTTTCCAGGGCGCGTCAAACGCGGCTTGGAGGAATTTATCCAGTTCTGCAAAGAAGAGAAACGCAATGGCAAACCGCTCATTGAAGACCCGGAGGTAAGAAAACTGCTGGCCGAAATGGCGGTCGAGGCGGAAATCTGGAAACTTATGGCCTGGAAAGCGGTCTGGTGGTTTGGCAATAGAGAAGAGCTGGGTCCCATGCCCTTTGACCTCAGCGGCATGTGCAACAAACAGCTCACAACGGCGCAGTCTGAAAAAATGTCTAAAATTTTAGGAATTTACGGGCAACTCCGGCAAGGCTCGAAATGGGCCAAGCATGAAGGCAGAGTTGAAAGAGGATGGCGCAGTACCAGGAGCCTGCATGCTGCCGGCACTCTCGAAATATACAAGTATGTCATCGCCCGCAGAGGGCTCGGCTTACCCAGGATCCCGGCCAAGTTGAATGCGGTCATCGCTCAAGCCCTTGATGAAAAAAAGTAGCGGGACACAGGTTCAATACCGCCCAAACTATAAGGAGCAAGTCAATGGATTACCTTTTAAGTGAAGAACAGGAAAAACTGAAAGAAACGGCGTGCCAGTTTCTGGAAAAGGAATGTCCCGAAACCGTTATAAGAGAAACCAGGGAAGAAGACCAAGGCTATTCTCCCCAATTGTGGAGCAAGATAGCGGATTTAAAATGGCTCGGGCTCGTCTTTCCAGAAAAATACGAGGGGACTGACAGGAGCCTTCTAGACCTGGCCGTTCTCTATGAAGAGATGG
The DNA window shown above is from Deltaproteobacteria bacterium and carries:
- a CDS encoding acyl-CoA dehydrogenase family protein, whose product is MDFGFTEEQERLRKKVREFFQEELPEDYDWGGGAETAEEGQAFMRELQKKTAKQGYLTSGWPKEYDGMGLGYVEQGIVDEEFGYAGISWPSQLGLHLAAPAVFLFGTEEQKKKFIPPLARGEAVWFEAFTEPEAGSDEANQQTRAVQDGDYFILNGQKTFISGIYKPDFLYTLARTADTVPKHRGISLFLIPADLPGITYRALPSMGGGTQNDIFFDNVKVHKEYLLGELNRGFYHAMATFEFERTGTAFPGRVKRGLEEFIQFCKEEKRNGKPLIEDPEVRKLLAEMAVEAEIWKLMAWKAVWWFGNREELGPMPFDLSGMCNKQLTTAQSEKMSKILGIYGQLRQGSKWAKHEGRVERGWRSTRSLHAAGTLEIYKYVIARRGLGLPRIPAKLNAVIAQALDEKK